Proteins from one Scylla paramamosain isolate STU-SP2022 chromosome 3, ASM3559412v1, whole genome shotgun sequence genomic window:
- the LOC135095804 gene encoding mucin-2-like isoform X4: protein MASCSFPYFLLSLCSNRSRLLYRKEMGAGRKLVTMFAAFVLSFLSSCVCGQGLSWRTSMRRGVWKASLPSWTYADHVRKLERDWKDKPKEPECQFPFFYEGKWHYKCVDMDGILFCPINKEPLVWSDTACYSEEAKATTDQRCIMPFELGGEKYEKCIELSTGDWCLVPDDEGYSGLEWSTEACEEYKKMTSTSSTASTTTTTTTSTTTTTTTTTTTTTTTTTTTTTTTTTTTTTTTTTTTTTTTTPTTTTTTTTTTTPTTTTTTTTTTTTTTTTTTTTTPTTTTTTPTTTTTTTTTTTTTTTTTTTTTTTTITTTTTTPTTTTTTTTTTPTTTTTTTPTTTTTTTTTTTTTTTTTTTTITTTTTTTTTTTTTTTTTTTTTTPTTTTTTTPITITTTTTTTTTTTAPTTTTTTTTTTTPTTITTTTTTTTTTSTTTTTTTTSTTPTTTTTTTTSIITASTYIPKCPECHVCLYSSGSFSRPFPVIQYPPSASDPDWDTRYRYPRSVTQYDAQSHPRTADSLSVHSRSLNWPPFLPHPPKPDVSPCPPCPCYSFTSSPDVYYTLPGPPSVPFTTTPPSVPCYTFPTPSSPPCYLFRISTSEPVPCFTFPVPPPPHCYTFPTPSPPHCYTFSTPTPSPPTCYTFPTPTSSPPHCYTFPTPSPPHCYTFPTPTPSLPTCYTFPTPTSSSPTCYTFPTPSPPHCYTFPSPTPSPPHCFTFSTPSPPHCYTFPTPSPPHCYTFPSPTPSPPHCYTFPSPTLSPPTCYTFPTPTSSPPHCYTFPTPSPPHCYTFPTPSPPHCYTFPTPTLSPPTCYTFPTPTLSPPTCYTFPTPTPSPPHCYTFPTPSLPHCYTFPTPTLSPPTCYTFPTPTFSLPTFYTFPTPTSSPSTCYSFPTPTPSPPTCYTFPTPTFSPPTCYTFPTPTSSPPHCYTFPTPSPPHCYTFPSPTPSPPHCYTFPTPSPPHCYTFPTPTLSPPTCYTFPTPTPSLPTFYTFPTPTSSPSTCYTFPTPTPSPPTCYTFPTPTPSPPHCYTFPTPTSPHCYTFPSPTPSPPHCYTFPTPSPPHCYTFPTPTPFPPTCYTFPTPTPSPPHCYTFPTPTPPHYYTFPSPTPSPPHCYTFPTPSPPHCYTFPSPTPSPPHCYTFPTPTPSPLPCYTFPAFPTRTSFSPAHFLYRRTLTGSPLHPTDHHSTLHAYVHLPNHPQPLQMNCYSYPSNSHIMCYPSSSHPQVLCHPYPTQPPVTCYPFPTAYPKSSTRPFNSSPPQLSTTTLPLLHMWPPFLTHAPISPQTTPLFTPLLNMWPPFLTRPRPPKPTQLTPTVPTPLQMWPPFFTPAPSHVWSPFITQAPSSANCLDCIPPYPKGPGRVGMYVPKCVFPFKWRNITYQGCTAADSDQPWCATMVTASREPIASMYCFVDPLHDPAPSRPSPRLSPGRHTPICLFPFAWRDTIHRQCTTQDRAVPWCATMLSYSHEPLHSIYCTDPLQVPQPSVQPPIMSGGEASLHCVPTFRYKDIEYSGCTAADREVPWCAVEVNEEKEPVASIYCSSDNTVSHQPPTLTPHEPSTRGCPV, encoded by the exons atggcttcttgcagcttcccttattttcttttgtccttaTGTTCTAACAGGTCTCGTCTCCTCTACAGGAAGGAGATGGGCGCCGGTAGGAAGCTGGTCACCATGTTTGCAGCGTTCGTCttatcattcctctcttcatgTGTCTG TGGGCAGGGCTTGTCGTGGCGAACCAGCATGCGACGGGGAGTGTGGAAAGCCTCGCTGCCCTCCTGGACCTACGCCGATCACGTCAGGAAGCTCGAGAGAG aCTGGAAAGACAAACCGAAAGAGCCCGAGTGCCAGTTCCCGTTCTTTTACGAAGGCAAGTGGCACTACAAATGTGTGGACATGGACGGGATACTCTTCTGCCCCATCAACAAGGAGCCGCTGGTGTGGTCTGACACTGCCTGCTACTCCGAGGAAG CGAAGGCCACGACCGACCAGAGATGCATCATGCCCTTCGAGCTGGGCGGCGAGAAGTACGAGAAGTGTATTGAGCTGTCCACTGGTGACTGGTGCCTGGTGCCTGACGACGAGGGGTACTCAGGGCTAGAATGGTCCACGGAAGCCTGTGAAGAAT ATAAGAAAATGACAAGCACTTCAAGCACTGCATcaacgactaccaccaccacgacctccaccaccaccaccaccaccaccaccactactactactactactactactactactactactactactactactactacgactacaacaactactaccactactactacaactactactactcctactacaacaactactactacaactactactactcctactacaactactactactactactactactactactactactactactactactactactactcctactactacaaccactactcccaccaccaccaccaccaccaccaccaccaccactactactactactactactactactactactactactactattactacaacgactacaactcctactactactactactacaactactactactcctactactactactaccactactcccaccaccaccaccaccaccactactactactactactactactactactactactacaaccattactactactacaactactactaccactaccactactacaactactactactactacaactactactcctactactactactaccactactcccatcaccatcaccaccaccactactactactactactaccactgctcccaccaccaccaccactactactactaccactactcccactactatcaccaccactactacgaccactaccaccactagtacaaccaccactaccactactacttcgactactcctaccaccaccaccaccaccaccaccagcatcatcaccGCCAGCACGTACATTCCCAAGTGCCCTGAGTGCCACGTTTGTCTCTACAGTAGCGGATCATTTTCCCGGCCATTCCCTGTCATTCAATACCCACCCAGCGCTAGTGACCCGGACTGGGACACTCGTTACCGCTACCCTCGCTCCGTCACACAATACGATGCACAGTCCCACCCACGCACAGCAGACTCCCTCAGTGTTCACTCTCGTTCCCTCAACTggcctcccttcctgcctcatcCCCCGAAGCCAGACgtctctccctgtcctccttGTCCCTGttactccttcacttcttcacctGATGTTTATTACACCTTGCCGGGTCCTCCCTCAGTGCCTTTTACAACTACACCTCCGTCAGTGCCTTGCTACACCTTTCCTACACCTTCTTCACCTCCCTGCTATCTCTTCCGTATATCTACATCTGAACCAGTGCCTTGCTTCACCTTCCCTGTACCTCCCCCACCACACTGCTACACCTTCCCCACACCTTCCCCACCACACTGCTACACCTTCTCCACACCTACACCCTCCCCACCAACTTGCTACACCTTTCCTACACCTACATCCTCTCCACCACACTGCTACACCTTCCCCACACCTTCCCCACCACACTGCTATACCTTCCCCACACCTACACCCTCCCTACCAACTTGCTACACCTTCCCTACACCTACATCCTCCTCACCAACTTGCTACACCTTCCCCACACCTTCCCCACCACACTGCTACACCTTTCCCTCACCTACACCCTCCCCACCACACTGCTTCACCTTCTCCACACCTTCCCCACCACACTGCTACACCTTCCCCACACCTTCCCCACCACACTGCTACACCTTTCCCTCACCTACACCCTCCCCACCACACTGCTACACCTTTCCCTCACCTACACTCTCCCCACCAACTTGCTACACCTTCCCTACACCTACATCCTCCCCACCACACTGCTACACCTTCCCTACACCCTCCCCACCCCACTGCTACACCTTCCCCACACCTTCTCCACCACACTGCTACACCTTCCCCACACCTACACTCTCCCCTCCAACTTGCTACACCTTCCCCACACCTACACTCTCCCCTCCAACTTGCTATACCTTCCCCACACCTACACCCTCCCCACCACACTGCTACACCTTccccacaccttcccttccacacTGCTACACCTTCCCCACACCTACACTCTCTCCACCAACTTGCTACACCTTCCCCACACCTACGTTCTCCCTACCAACCTTCTACACCTTCCCTACACCTACATCCTCCCCatcaacttgctactccttccCTACACCTACACCGTCTCCACCAACTTGCTACACCTTCCCCACACCTACGTTCTCCCCTCCAACTTGCTACACCTTCCCCACACCTACATCCTCCCCACCACACTGCTACACCTTCCCCACACCTTCCCCACCACACTGCTACACTTTTCCCTCACCTACACCCTCCCCACCACACTGCTACACCTTCCCCACACCTTCCCCACCACACTGCTATACCTTCCCCACACCTACACTCTCTCCACCAACTTGCTACACCTTCCCCACTCCTACACCCTCCCTACCAACTTTCTACACCTTCCCTACACCTACATCCTCCCCATCAACTTGCTACACCTTCCCTACACCTACACCCTCCCCACCAACTTGCTACACTTTTCCCACACCTACACCCTCCCCACCACACTGCTACACCTTCCCCACACCTACCTCACCACATTGCTACACCTTTCCCTCACCTACACCTTCCCCACCACACTGCTACACCTTCCCCACACCTTCCCCACCACACTGCTACACCTTCCCCACACCTACACCCTTCCCACCAACTTGCTACACTTTCCCCACACCTACACCCTCCCCACCACACTGCTACACCTTCCCCACACCTACCCCACCACACTACTACACCTTTCCCTCACCTACACCCTCCCCACCACACTGCTACACCTTCCCCACACCTTCTCCACCACACTGCTACACCTTTCCCTCACCTACACCCTCCCCACCACACTGCTACACCTTTCCCACACCTacaccctcccctcttccctgctACACCTTCCCTGCATTTCCCACAAGgacctccttctctcctgcaCACTTTCTCTATCGTCGTACACTCACTGGCTCTCCTCTACACCCTACAGACCATCACTCAACACTACACGCATATGTACACCTCCCCAACCATCCCCAACCTCTCCAAATGAACTGCTATTCGTACCCTTCAAATTCCCATATCATGTgttatccttcctcttcacatCCCCAGGTATTGTGTCATCCCTATCCAACACAGCCTCCTGTTACGTGTTATCCCTTCCCCACGGCTTACCCAAAGTCATCCACTAGGCCTTTCAATTCTTCACCTCCACAACTGTCCACTACAACCTTGCCATTGTTACACATGTGGCCTCCTTTCCTCACCCATGCCCCAATTTCACCCCAAACCACTCCTCTGTTCACTCCTTTGCTAAACATGTGGCCTCCGTTCCTCACACGTCCTCGACCTCCCAAACCTACCCAGCTAACACCTACGGTTCCCACACCTTTGCAAATGTGGCCTCCCTTCTTCACACCCGCACCATCACACGTCTGGTCACCCTTCATTACACAGGCCCCGTCCTCAGCTAACTGCCTGGACTGCATCCCGCCCTACCCAAAAGGACCAGGGCGTGTTG GAATGTACGTCCCCAAGTGTGTGTTTCCCTTCAAGTGGAGGAACATCACCTACCAGGGATGCACGGCGGCGGACAGCGACCAGCCTTGGTGCGCCACGATGGTCACAGCCTCGCGGGAACCCATTGCCTCCATGTACTGCTTCG TGGACCCGCTCCACGACCCAGCTCCCTCCAGACCGTCTCCACGTCTTTCACCAG GCCGTCACACCCCGATATGTCTGTTTCCTTTCGCGTGGAGAGACACCATCCACCGGCAGTGCACCACCCAGGACAGAGCGGTGCCTTGGTGCGCCACGATGCTCTCTTACTCCCACGAGCCTCTCCACTCCATCTACTGCACGG ATCCCCTACAGGTGCCCCAGCCCAGTGTGCAGCCTCCCATCATGTCAGGGG GAGAGGCGTCCCTACACTGCGTCCCGACATTCCGCTACAAGGACATTGAGTACTCGGGATGCACCGCGGCGGACAGGGAGGTGCCGTGGTGTGCCGTGGAGGTCAACGAGGAGAAGGAACCTGTCGCTTCTATCTACTGCAGCT